TCAACTTTGTTCTCATCTCTTGGTTCACTCTTCTTTTCTGCTTTCAAAGCTGATGTTCTTTTCGAAAATAATGAACTTAAATTCGACTCCTCTTGCCTTTGTTTTTCCATCCCCATTAATGAGGGTCTGGAAATTGATGTACATCCTATACCTATATTACTTTCTCCTATTTCCGGCCTTACTGCTTTTCTTGTCTTCTTTCTGATACCTGTGATActaaaatttttatctGAATTTAATTCCATCTTAACTACtctttgaaatattctaataaaagtaaaattaattcaactTCGCTTAGTCTtctccaaatattttttggaatttcaCTCTTAAAATCCACTATATGttatttttcattacaATTTCCTAGCTTATAACTCTTAATTTCCCACTCCTCTTTTCTGGccaatttaattaatatttatctctatttttataattatataaaatttaattttttttttttaagtgGCATTACCCTCTTCTATTCCCATGTAGTcgtattttttttattaataaatgcCGGtactaaaaaaaacatGCACATGCCCCCCacattaaaaatttaatgttaTTCAACATTTGTCTGCATTTAACGTAGTATTAGTTTCAACTAAGAAAACAATTTTGAAATCATACACACACCTAGGATATATCCAAAAATCACCCCTCGGTAGATGTCAGGACCCCTACACCCCTTCCATTAATCAGTGTATaacttatttaaaaaaaacaaatagaACACGTAAAAACACGTAATTTGCACacgaaaaaaaaagaaaatccaaaattacaatattaatgaaataaagtCGTTTTAATGGAAAAAGAACGATAACCACAGGCTTTCTAGTCCAACTTTATACATCCGGCGCTGTTAACATTAGAAAGTTAACATTTAGTAGATagtatattattaagatAAGAAATAAGGATAACCATTTCCCATCTAATATTTTAGGACTACCGGCTAAAATGGCCGGTCCGGAGTCTGGATACAATTGATGGGAAAAAATACCAATGTATTTCGGTTAGACCTAAATGAGATTTGTATGCCAAAAACTCTTCCAAATTCTTAATTGATATTTGCCAgagatttctttttctcgAAAAAAACACTGATTACTCGAATTGCAgctaaaatataatattatacaTAGGAATTCCTGAGTCTGAAGATGGTCATTTCTGGAATTGGAAACCTCTTTTACAGAAAGGACCTACCACTATCCATCAGATCAAAGACCTTCCTAAATCCATACTACACTGCTTATGATGCTTCTGGAGCACCTTCAGCTTCTCCGGATGCGCCCAAGTCTGCAGTCCATAAAGTCAAGTTATCTCTCAAGAGCTGCATAATTAGAGTAGAATCTTTATAGCAATCTTCAGATAACTTGTCTAATTGTTCAATAGCCATTTCAAAAGCTTCCTTGGCCATATCTATAGCTGCTCTTGGTTCATTCAATATTTCATAATGGAATACTGAGAAGTTCAATGCTAAGCCAAGTCTAATTGGGTGAGTTGGTTCCAAATCCTTAGCAACAACTGTAGCATCCTTGTAAGCTTTTAAGGCATCCTCAGCAGAGCTCTGCTTGGAGTCACCTGTGGAGAACTCGGAGATATATCTGTGATAATCTCCCTTCATCTTGAAATAGAAAACTTTACTATCTGGACTTGTTGCTGTTGGAATTAAGTGCTTGTCAAGCATAGTCAAGATGTCATTGCAAATATCTGTAAGCTCAGCCTCAACTTTGCTTCTATACTTTCCACACATCTTGCTGGCATCCTCGGCATTTCTGCTGTGTTCTTTCTGCTCAACAGAAGAGATTATTCTCCATGAAGATCTTCTGGATCCAACAGCATTCTTATAAGCAACGCTAAGTAAGTTTCTTTCTTCTACAGTAAGTTCTTCAGATTCTTGTCTTGCCTCAACAACATCCTTCATGTATTTGGCCATTTCATCATAACGTTCAGCCTGTTCAGCCAATTTGGCCATATAAACATTAGACTCTCTTGCATTTACTGAATCACtcatttttgaattcttaatattaagttCAGAATCACGAATAGTGTGCTGAGTTCTTAGTATTTACCTATTGAGTTAAATACTATTTAATCTTATATTATTGTCTATCTTATGTATATGtagatatatatatgtatataaattataaattaatttatatataaatatatatatgtatatttattatccACTCAATAAGTATATATTACTATATTGCTAATATCTGGATGTTTTATCTAAAATTCCCCCAGTGGAATAATTAATGTGTATAATCTTATTGTATCTTTCCACGTTAAATTAAGTGAATAGACATGAAGCTTCTCACACTTGACCTTTATATAATAAGTTATTGATATGCACAACAAACCTATTAACGTCTTATCTATTACAAATTATCTTGAATTACCCCCTCCTAATTACAGTGcaatatatttcttaataaatataatatccTACTCTTTGGTGTCTAAGATAATTTATCTTCACTTTTACAATTTTACTACGTATTATTTACTAGTCCTTTATTTCCACTAtgtataaataaatatatattatatttgtattaattaattaatcaataTACTTATATCTAGCCGCAATTATCCATTCTAACTACTCCCCACCCCTCTCAGACAAGCTTGACTGAAATGTGGGGAGTATCatctaattaattaaacGATACCCGCAGATTTGCCGCCTTAATTTGGGCGGTAATGTGCCCCCTCGGAACATTCATAAATAGGGAAGAGTATAGATTAAAGGAACAGCTAAGAAAAAATAgggatttttttttcttaaatcaattaatacTTAGAATTAAGGAAATACTAAAGTGTTGCTACTAATGTTGCCgttcaataaataaatcttttattaaacaACAACTGGTgttataataaagaaaactTTCTTTTATCTATCTCTAACTCCTTACTGCAAAGTTGATATACCATATAAAATTAACATCGTCCCTCCGTACCAGCATCCAAGAGTGTATATCTCATGGAAGTTCGTATTACAATAACATGTATCTGACTCAATATAATAGTCTTCCTAGATAAATAGCAAGTATAAGCTAATATATTATGTCTTAGAATTAGAGCTCATATTCCTTCTCTTCCTCCCTTAGATAATCTCAACATGGCTCATGCTTAAGTGTAAATACAAACGTTACTGCGGAGTGAGCCATAGAGATAGACAGAATTTATGCAGTTGGAACCTCAATCTCACCTGCATCAATCATCTTTTGTAAATCAACTGGTTTTTGTCCATCTACAGTGCAACCAATTGCATTACATGTTCCGAGAATCTCCTTAACGGTACCAGAAAATGCCTTAGCTCTTGACTTGAATTTCATTGCACGAGCAACAGAAATAACTTGGTTCATTGACAAGTTTCCGCTGTGCTTGATGTTCTTAACCTTCTTTCTGTCTCTAATTGGCTCCTTGAGCTCTTTAATCAACAAACATGTTGCAGTTGGGACAACATCAATCTTAGCCTGACGATTTTGAACAGTAAGCTTAACACAAACCTTCATACCCTTCCAGGCAGCTGTACCCTTGGCAATATCATCACCAACTTTTTTTGGTGACATACCCAATGGACCGAGCTTTGGGGCTAAGACAGATGTTGCTCCTACCTCACCTCCAAGTTGTCTGATGTACAAGTACTTGACTTCAGATGGATCTGCTTTACCTGCTGGTGGCATTGTGATTTACTACCCTAATTAAATAATCTGTACAAAAACTTGGAAAATTATCCCTAATTCAGTTTGTCTAAACTCTGGAGTTTCCTTTATTTGCCTCCCGtcttttttaactttaatagTTAAATTGTTTGCCGCCCAGCTTCCCCGTCTACAATTacattataataaataataaaggtACTATATAAGTTGAATAACaacttaataataaatctaaaataataaatattataatttatatttaataacaattttattttacaTTATTTAACTCAATTAAATGGATAAATtacatttaatatttatataaacaatattaataaaattgagtCAATggtttggcgccaaatactattatttatagattactattaaagaatttgaataaatttaaaattcgAATTCAGTCAATAGATAAGAACATAGACTTTCAGAAATAGCAAAAAAGAATCGAGTAGATAAGAACTTTAGATTTTGTATTACTAATATAGGGTGATCTTTCAGTAGTTGATTTAAATGCTAGCTAAATATATAGTTTTGTATTCAATAGATATTGAACTTTAATAAAGTTATATATGaataaagaagataataaaaCCAATAATATCTAGTCATCAGAGTCCTCgtcaaaattattaataagtaGGAGAGTATTTGGATAGAATCCAATTTCACTTATAGTGATCTCTTTATCTGCATATGAATCGTCAATTTCCACTGACTTAGAGTGAGGGAGccttaaagaaaatttatcaGAAATTAAGTTGTTTTTGTCCAATGCAAGAGAATCAATCCATTTAAATATCTCATACACAGAGTCGTCTTTATGGAAATTTCTTTGAAACTTTTTCCCTGCTGAGTTTTTCACACAAACTCTAGAGAGACTTTCTTGTTCGATATCTCTATCTTGTTGAAATTCAGCTTGTAatttttctcttctttctCTAATCAAGTCCTTagttctttttttctctaatGCCTTTTCTTGTTTCATAGAATCCAAATTTAAAGATCTCATATACTCAAGATCTTGTTCTTCTCTAATTCTTCTAGCTTCCTCAATCTGAACTTGTTcaatttgagaaataaCTGATCTATTGAAATTTCTTATAGATACATTATCTTGAGCTCTATTATTTAGATTTGGAACACAAAATAAAGTTTTAAAGAATCCAAAGATTGCACTTAGACTTGTTCCACAGACTGACAAAAACATCTTAAAACATTTTTTAAGCTTCAAAGTGTTTAAGTGTTTTCCTTCATTAGTCTGATCAATATTTGTTTCCTGTTGCtcattcaaattttcatATTGATTTACTgttatattattagtattaacTTGTtcagtaatattaaaattattaccTTCATAAACATTTGCATTTTGTTGCTCATAATAAAGAGATATTGCATTCTCTAAATCCCAGTTCGTTGATTCTAAAATTGTTCTACCTGTTGTAATATCACAGGTTGTGATCTCACAGAAAGCTTGTAGCAATTCAGTTTGGCCTTCTGAAATTTCTGtcatttatatatttatatataggAAGTAAACCCTATCAGTTTGTGTTTaaagtaaaaaagaaaaaaatagtttGTTAGAGATGTTCggtattaaagaatattcaCCAAAAGACTTTGTAGACAGATTTTAAATCATAGAATAACAAATATTCTGTTAACCCACACAAATTCTTGCTCAGTTTTATCTACAATACCATCCAAATCAATCAAATGATCAaacttctttttctatGTATTACTGTTTTTCTCCACTTTGAAAATACAATCACTACGTGTTAGTTATATTTATACAAAAGTACTATACTAACATATATAAtacttttttatttggaaaaaaaaaatcttacaataattatttagttttatatattacttAATTATTCTAATATACAATTagttttggcgccaaacaCGAACCAATAACatgcaataataaaagttacAAGTCAGGAATTAGCTTCTCTTGACTAATATAGGCATCATACACATGTTTTGTTGTAATGACTCTTTTATTTGAGCCACTGTCatttaattgtttattaatttttgcCATAAGCTCCAAAATAAAGAGCTTGGTAGCAGAAGAAATTGCCAAGGTAATTTCCTCTATATTCTCTGgaatatatttacttttCTGATGAAGCATTGACTGTATATAGCTCAAACTATCTTCAATAGGCTCTCCATTTTCCACCCCCTCATTCAAATCCAAATACCCAGAACTCACTAAATAACTaagaattattgattttttaaa
This is a stretch of genomic DNA from Cryptosporidium parvum Iowa II chromosome 3, whole genome shotgun sequence. It encodes these proteins:
- a CDS encoding 60S ribosomal protein L12; amino-acid sequence: ITMPPAGKADPSEVKYLYIRQLGGEVGATSVLAPKLGPLGMSPKKVGDDIAKGTAAWKGMKVCVKLTVQNRQAKIDVVPTATCLLIKELKEPIRDRKKVKNIKHSGNLSMNQVISVARAMKFKSRAKAFSGTVKEILGTCNAIGCTVDGQKPVDLQKMIDAGEIEVPTA
- a CDS encoding 14-3-3 domain containing protein: ILRTQHTIRDSELNIKNSKMSDSVNARESNVYMAKLAEQAERYDEMAKYMKDVVEARQESEELTVEERNLLSVAYKNAVGSRRSSWRIISSVEQKEHSRNAEDASKMCGKYRSKVEAELTDICNDILTMLDKHLIPTATSPDSKVFYFKMKGDYHRYISEFSTGDSKQSSAEDALKAYKDATVVAKDLEPTHPIRLGLALNFSVFHYEILNEPRAAIDMAKEAFEMAIEQLDKLSEDCYKDSTLIMQLLRDNLTLWTADLGASGEAEGAPEAS